Proteins encoded by one window of Amaranthus tricolor cultivar Red isolate AtriRed21 chromosome 4, ASM2621246v1, whole genome shotgun sequence:
- the LOC130810748 gene encoding LOW QUALITY PROTEIN: cytochrome P450 704C1 (The sequence of the model RefSeq protein was modified relative to this genomic sequence to represent the inferred CDS: inserted 5 bases in 3 codons), which produces MDLLSFMFNLILSALFLIIILVFILIIKVYSGKSIGDPTYPPVQGTIFHSLYYFNTLYDYQTEIALKRPTFRVLSPDRTSDIYTTDVRNIQHILKTKFDMYTKGEYDRQIVGDLFGEGIFAVDGDKWRQQRKLASFEFSTRVLRDFSSSVFRQSAVKLVTIISQDFPPNHIFDIHELQELCTLDSIFKVGFGVDFNCLEGSNKEGIKFMNAFDEANNLVYWRYVDQLWNIKRAINIGSEAKLKKNIKIIHAFXNGVITTKRRLLGEQQDSIVREDILHRFLEASKKDPDHMSDEYLRDIILNFMIAGKDTTSNTISWFIYMLCKNPLIQEKIFQEVKESISGTDIKIDDFMDRIXDEILERIHYLHATLTETLRLFPVVPVHGRAPKEDDLLPNGYKVKKEEVVNYLAYAMGRXIWGDDAKEFRPKRWLDQYGVFQQESPFKFISFHREMKGVSVMKRGSGKHLKYRKWKRYQERLNAGTKTLGFRLLVFCGGKEVISERRLIIMGDSWQLSALKKGNHEMRNDG; this is translated from the exons ATGGATTTGTTGTCATTCATGTTCAACTTGATACTATCTGCTCTTTTCTTGATCATTATTCTTGTCTTTATTCTGATCATCAAAGTATACTCCGGAAAATCGATCGGTGATCCAACTTATCCTCCAGTTCAAGGAACAATCTTCCATTCACTGTATTACTTTAACACTCTATATGACTACCAGACTGAAATTGCCCTTAAACGTCCCACTTTTCGTGTACTTTCTCCTGATCGGACAAGTGATATTTACACAACTGATGTCAGAAACATACAACATATTCTTAAGACTAAATTTGACATGTACACAAAAGGTGAGTATGATAGACAGATAGTTGGTGATTTGTTTGGAGAAGGAATTTTTGCCGTTGATGGGGATAAATGGAGGCAGCAAAGAAAACTCGCCAGTTTTGAGTTTTCAACTCGGGTTCTTAGAGATTTCAGCTCTTCTG TTTTCAGACAAAGTGCAGTTAAACTTGTTACAATTATTTCACAAGATTTTCCACCAAATCACATTTTTGACATCCAT GAATTGCAAGAAT TATGTACATTAGATTCGATCTTCAAAGTTGGTTTCGGGGTTGACTTCAACTGTCTTGAAGGATCAAATAAGGAAGGGATAAAATTTATGAATGCCTTTGATGAAGCAAATAACTTGGTTTATTGGCGATATGTTGATCAATTATGGAATATTAAAAGAGCAATAAACATAGGCTCTGAGGCTAAGTTAAAGAAAAATATCAAGATTATTCACGCGT TTAATGGAGTAATCACCACTAAGAGAAGATTATTGGGTGAACAGCAGGATTCT ATTGTGAGGGAGGATATATTACATAGATTTTTAGAGGCAAGTAAGAAAGATCCAGATCATATGAGTGATGAATATCTAAGAGATATCATTCTCAACTTTATGATAGCTGGAAAAGATACTACATCAAATACAATATCATGGTTCATCTATATGCTTTGCAAGAACCCATTAATTCAGGAAAAGATTTTCCAGGAAGTGAAGGAATCCATCTCCGGAACAGACATCAAGATTGATGATTTCATGGATCGAAT AGATGAAATACTTGAAAGAATACATTATCTTCATGCTACTCTTACAGAAACTTTGAGGCTTTTTCCTGTTGTTCCTGTG CATGGAAGGGCACCAAAAGAAGATGATTTGCTTCCAAATGGTTACAAGGTTAAGAAAGAAGAAGTTGTGAACTACTTAGCCTATGCTATGGGTAG CATTTGGGGAGATGATGCAAAGGAATTTCGCCCAAAAAGATGGCTCGATCAATATGGAGTTTTCCAACAAGAATCACCCTTCAAATTCATATCATTTCAT AGAGAAATGAAGggtgtttcggtaatgaaacgaggaagtggaaaacacttgaaataccgtaAGTGGAAGCGTTATCAGGAACG ATTGAATGCGGGAACAAAGACATTGGGGTTTAGATTGCTTGtattttg tggtggaAAAGAAGTTATTTCTGAGAGGAGACTGATTATCATGGGTGATAGTTGGCAGTTATCAGCACTAAAGAAGGGGAACCACGAAATGAGGAATGATGGGTAG
- the LOC130810271 gene encoding dihydrolipoyllysine-residue acetyltransferase component 2 of pyruvate dehydrogenase complex, mitochondrial-like isoform X2, translating to MLSKAASKSSLCRGPARFICQFSHDVRVTRVDDESKIHQSSWQHQKLGLSGPSSRWISSRGNTTQFQRVSNGETVMPSATGAFMNSMTSMSLKTGCNGVFYKGNFSLQLHPQRSFSSNADLPPHQEIGMPSLSPTMEEGNIARWLKKEGDKVSPGDVICEVETDKATVEMESMEEGYIAKIIKGDGAQGIKVGEVIAITVEEEEDILKFKDYTSSEFSSAVPEIKKPCEPEAPVKQDAPAPAVTEEKNIPKPSQKSPEEDRIFASPLARKLAEEHKVSLSSIKGTGPDGRILKADIEDYLASLGKESPVTVPKASEGVGLDFSDIPHSQIRKITAARLLTSKQTIPHYYLTVDTCVDKLMELRSQLNSLQEASGGKRISVNDLVIKAAALALKKVPACNSSWTNDYIRQYHNVNINVAVQTDNGLYVPVVRDADKKGLSIISEEVKHLAQKARENSLKPADYEGGTFTVSNLGGPFGIKQFCAIINPPQAAILAVGAAEKRVVPGVGADPYKFASFMSITLSCDHRVIDGAIGAEWLKAFKGYIENPESMML from the exons ATGCTG TCGAAGGCTGCTTCAAAATCTTCTCTGTGCCGCGGGCCTGCCCGTTTTATTTGTCAATTCTCCCATGATGTTCGTGTAACGAGAGTAGATG ATGAATCGAAGATCCATCAATCCAGCTGGCAGCATCAGAAATTGGGACTTTCTGGCCCTTCTAGTAGATGGATTTCAAGCAGAGGCAATACCACACAGTTCCAAAGGGTTTCAAATGGTGAAACTGTCATG CCATCAGCAACGGGAGCTTTCATGAACAGTATGACAAGCATGAGTTTGAAAACAGGTTGTAATGGAGTCTTCTATAAGGGTAACTTCAG CCTGCAGCTACATCCGCAAAGGAGCTTTTCATCAAATGCAG ACCTTCCTCCTCACCAAGAAATAGGCATGCCTTCTCTTTCACCTACCATGGAAGAG GGTAATATTGCTAGATGGTTGAAGAAAGAAGGGGACAAAGTTTCTCCGGGTGATGTCATTTGTGAAGTTGAAACA GATAAAGCCACTGTGGAGATGGAATCCATGGAGGAGGGTTATATAGCCAAGATAATCAAAGGAGATGGTGCACAAGGAATCAAAGTTGGTGAG GTGATTGCTATCACCGTCGAAGAGGAGGAAGATATTCTTAAATTTAAGGATTACACATCTTCTGAATTTAGCTCTGCTGTTCCTGAAATCAAGAAACCATGTGAACCTGAAGCTCCTGTAAAGCAAGATGCTCCAGCACCTGCAGTTACTGaagagaaaaatattccaaaaccTAGTCAGAAATCACCAGAAGAGGACCGCATATTTGCTAGTCCCCTTGCAAGGAAGTTGGCTGAGGAGCACAAA GTCTCTTTGTCCAGCATTAAGGGAACAGGTCCTGATGGACGCATTTTGAAAGCTGACATTGAAGATTACTTGG CTTCTCTGGGCAAGGAATCACCAGTTACTGTACCTAAAGCTTCTGAAGGAGTTGGTCTAGACTTCTCGGATATTCCTCATTCTCAGATAAGAAAG ATCACAGCTGCGCGCTTATTAACGTCAAAACAAACTATTCCGCATTATTATTTGACAGTAGATACATGTGTGGACAAACTGATGGA ATTGCGAAGCCAATTAAATTCATTACAAGAGGCTTCTGGGGGGAAGAGGATATCTGTTAATGATCTTGTAATCAAG GCTGCTGCTTTGGCCCTGAAGAAAGTCCCAGCATGCAATAGTTCTTGGACCAATGATTACATACGCCA GTATCATAATGTGAATATCAATGTCGCAGTGCAGACTGATAATGGTTTATATGTTCCCGTTGTTCGG GACGCGGacaagaaaggtttatctataATTTCTGAAGAAGTTAAACATTTGGCTCAGAAGGCAAGAGAAAATAGCTTGAAACCAGCAGACTATGAG GGTGGCACTTTTACTGTGTCCAACCTTGGAGGTCCTTTTGGAATCAAACAATTCTGTGCTATCATTAATCCTCCTCAGGCAGCCATTCTTGCAGTTGGCGCTG CTGAGAAGAGAGTTGTACCTGGAGTTGGTGCCGACCCATATAAATTTGCTTCCTTCATGTCCATTACACTAAGCTGTGATCATCGTGTCATCGATG GCGCTATTGGTGCAGAATGGCTTAAAGCATTTAAAGGCTACATTGAAAACCCTGAATCAATGATGctctaa
- the LOC130810271 gene encoding dihydrolipoyllysine-residue acetyltransferase component 2 of pyruvate dehydrogenase complex, mitochondrial-like isoform X1, which yields MLSKAASKSSLCRGPARFICQFSHDVRVTRVDDESKIHQSSWQHQKLGLSGPSSRWISSRGNTTQFQRVSNGETVMPSATGAFMNSMTSMSLKTGCNGVFYKGNFSSSLQLHPQRSFSSNADLPPHQEIGMPSLSPTMEEGNIARWLKKEGDKVSPGDVICEVETDKATVEMESMEEGYIAKIIKGDGAQGIKVGEVIAITVEEEEDILKFKDYTSSEFSSAVPEIKKPCEPEAPVKQDAPAPAVTEEKNIPKPSQKSPEEDRIFASPLARKLAEEHKVSLSSIKGTGPDGRILKADIEDYLASLGKESPVTVPKASEGVGLDFSDIPHSQIRKITAARLLTSKQTIPHYYLTVDTCVDKLMELRSQLNSLQEASGGKRISVNDLVIKAAALALKKVPACNSSWTNDYIRQYHNVNINVAVQTDNGLYVPVVRDADKKGLSIISEEVKHLAQKARENSLKPADYEGGTFTVSNLGGPFGIKQFCAIINPPQAAILAVGAAEKRVVPGVGADPYKFASFMSITLSCDHRVIDGAIGAEWLKAFKGYIENPESMML from the exons ATGCTG TCGAAGGCTGCTTCAAAATCTTCTCTGTGCCGCGGGCCTGCCCGTTTTATTTGTCAATTCTCCCATGATGTTCGTGTAACGAGAGTAGATG ATGAATCGAAGATCCATCAATCCAGCTGGCAGCATCAGAAATTGGGACTTTCTGGCCCTTCTAGTAGATGGATTTCAAGCAGAGGCAATACCACACAGTTCCAAAGGGTTTCAAATGGTGAAACTGTCATG CCATCAGCAACGGGAGCTTTCATGAACAGTATGACAAGCATGAGTTTGAAAACAGGTTGTAATGGAGTCTTCTATAAGGGTAACTTCAG CTCTAGCCTGCAGCTACATCCGCAAAGGAGCTTTTCATCAAATGCAG ACCTTCCTCCTCACCAAGAAATAGGCATGCCTTCTCTTTCACCTACCATGGAAGAG GGTAATATTGCTAGATGGTTGAAGAAAGAAGGGGACAAAGTTTCTCCGGGTGATGTCATTTGTGAAGTTGAAACA GATAAAGCCACTGTGGAGATGGAATCCATGGAGGAGGGTTATATAGCCAAGATAATCAAAGGAGATGGTGCACAAGGAATCAAAGTTGGTGAG GTGATTGCTATCACCGTCGAAGAGGAGGAAGATATTCTTAAATTTAAGGATTACACATCTTCTGAATTTAGCTCTGCTGTTCCTGAAATCAAGAAACCATGTGAACCTGAAGCTCCTGTAAAGCAAGATGCTCCAGCACCTGCAGTTACTGaagagaaaaatattccaaaaccTAGTCAGAAATCACCAGAAGAGGACCGCATATTTGCTAGTCCCCTTGCAAGGAAGTTGGCTGAGGAGCACAAA GTCTCTTTGTCCAGCATTAAGGGAACAGGTCCTGATGGACGCATTTTGAAAGCTGACATTGAAGATTACTTGG CTTCTCTGGGCAAGGAATCACCAGTTACTGTACCTAAAGCTTCTGAAGGAGTTGGTCTAGACTTCTCGGATATTCCTCATTCTCAGATAAGAAAG ATCACAGCTGCGCGCTTATTAACGTCAAAACAAACTATTCCGCATTATTATTTGACAGTAGATACATGTGTGGACAAACTGATGGA ATTGCGAAGCCAATTAAATTCATTACAAGAGGCTTCTGGGGGGAAGAGGATATCTGTTAATGATCTTGTAATCAAG GCTGCTGCTTTGGCCCTGAAGAAAGTCCCAGCATGCAATAGTTCTTGGACCAATGATTACATACGCCA GTATCATAATGTGAATATCAATGTCGCAGTGCAGACTGATAATGGTTTATATGTTCCCGTTGTTCGG GACGCGGacaagaaaggtttatctataATTTCTGAAGAAGTTAAACATTTGGCTCAGAAGGCAAGAGAAAATAGCTTGAAACCAGCAGACTATGAG GGTGGCACTTTTACTGTGTCCAACCTTGGAGGTCCTTTTGGAATCAAACAATTCTGTGCTATCATTAATCCTCCTCAGGCAGCCATTCTTGCAGTTGGCGCTG CTGAGAAGAGAGTTGTACCTGGAGTTGGTGCCGACCCATATAAATTTGCTTCCTTCATGTCCATTACACTAAGCTGTGATCATCGTGTCATCGATG GCGCTATTGGTGCAGAATGGCTTAAAGCATTTAAAGGCTACATTGAAAACCCTGAATCAATGATGctctaa